TCCGCCCAAATGTACAAGCAATGCAACAAGAACTGCTTGATAAACATTACTTACGCAAACACGGCAAAAATGCGTATTACGGTCAGTAACCATTTGCAAAAAATTTAGTGGAAGTGACCGCTTGTATTGCCACAAGCGGTCACTTCCGTTCTGATTCTTGCAAATCGCAGCTATAGAGAGAAAACTAAAACGAATTTATACAATAAAAAACCACCTTTTTATGATCTGCCCCCCAAAGTTGGAATGAACGTCCAACAGATTAAGGTGCAGATCATAAAAAGGTGTTTTTCCATTAGCCATAAAAAAGCCCGATAAGCATCGGGCTTTTAATTGGTATTTTATTATTCCGTTACTGCTTCTTCAGCTGCAACTTCTGGGCGCTCAACTAACTCAATGTATGCCATTGGTGCGTTATCGCCTGCACGGAAACCACATTTTAAAATGCGAGTGTAACCACCTGCACGATTTGCAAAACGTGGACCTAATTCATTGAATAATTTAGCAACTGTTTCAACGTTGCGAGTACGAGCAAAAGCTAAACGGCGATTAGCAACACTATCAACTTTTGCTAAAGTAATTAACGGCTCAACTACACGACGTAACTCTTTCGCTTTTGGTAACGTAGTTTTGATAATTTCGTGACCAATTAACGCTGCTGCCATATTACGGAACATCGCTTGACGATGGCTGCTGTTACGGTTTAATTGACGTCCACTCTTACGATGGCGCATAACCTTATTCCTTCTTAGAAAATCTATACCTAAAATTAGTCTTCAGCAATGCTTGCTGGAGGCCAATTCTCAAGGCGCATACCCAGTGATAAGCCACGAGAAGCGAGAACATCTTTAATCTCGGTAAGAGATTTCTTACCAAGGTTAGGTGTTTTTAACAACTCAACTTCTGTACGTTGGACTAAATCACCGATATAGTGAATTGTCTCTGCTTTCAAACAGTTAGCAGAACGAACTGTCAGCTCTAAGTCATCTACTGGACGAAGAAGAATTGGATCAAATTCCGGTTTTTCTTCTTTCACTTCTGGCTGACGAACATCACGCAAATCAACGAATGCAGCTAACTGTTCAGCTAAAATCGTTGCAGCACGACGGATTGCTTCCTCTGGATCTAATGTTCCATTGGTTTCCATCTCGATAACGAGCTTATCTAAGTCTGTACGTTGTTCAACACGAGCAGCCTCCACATTATAAGCAATGCGATCTACTGGGCTGAAACGTGCATCCACTAATAAGCGACCGATTGGGCGATCATCATCTTGTAAATGTACACGAGCAGACGCTGGTACATAACCACGACCACGTTGAACACGAATACGCATATTGATTGATGCGTTTTTATCGGTTAAGTGGCAAATAATGTGGTCAGGATTTACAATTTCAACATCACCATCGTGTGTAATGTCGGCTGCAGTTACAGGGCCAATTCCAGATTTAGTGAGCGTCAAAATAATATCATCTTTATTTTGAACTTTTACCGCTAGACCTTTAAGGTTTAACAATACTTCAAGAATATCTTCTTGTACGCCTTCTTTGCTGCTGTATTCATGTAATACACCATCAATTTCTACTTCTGTAACTGCACAACCAGGCATAGACGAAAGTAAAATGCGACGAAGTGCGTTACCTAATGTATGGCCGAAACCACGCTCTAACGGCTCTAAGGTCACTTTGGCGTGAGTTGAACTAATTTGTTCAATATTCACTAAATGTGGCTTTAAAAATTCTGTCACAGAACCCTGCATCTTATCCTCTCTTTGCTTTTGAACTGATGAAACTAAACAATAAATAAAATAATGTTTTAATTATTATTTAGAGTATAGCTCAACGATCAGATGTTCATTAATATCTGCTGATAGATCAGAACGTTCAGGAGTACGTTTGAATACACCTTCCATTTTTGTTGCATCAACTTCTAACCAAGTTGGTTTTTCACGTTGAGTTGCTAACTCTAATGACGCTTTGATACGTGCTTGTTTTTTAGATTTTTCACGTACTGCGATTACATCATCAACAGAAACCTGATAAGAAGGGATATTTACAACTCGACCATTTACAACGATAGATTTGTGGCTAACAAGCTGACGTGCTTCTGCACGAGTTGCAGCAAAACCCATACGGTAAACGACGTTATCTAAACGACCTTCTAACAATACTAATAAGTTCTCACCGGTATTGCCCTTTAAACGGTTAGCTTCTTTATAGTAGTTACGGAATTGACGCTCCAAAATACCATACATACGGCGAACTTTTTGTTTCTCACGAAGCTGACTACCATAGTCAGATAAGCGAGGTTTACGAGCACCGTGTTGACCTGGTGCTGTATCAATTTTACATTTTGACTCGATCGCTCGAACACCTGATTTAAGGAATAAATCGGTACCTTCACGACGGCTTAGCTTGAGCTTTGGACCCAAATATCTTGCCATTTTCTTTCTCCAATTATTCTAACGTCAAATTACACACGACGTTTTTTCGGTGGACGACAACCGTTATGAGGAATCGGAGTCACGTCAGTAATATTCGTGATACGGAAACCCGCTGCATTTAATGCACGAATTGTAGATTCACGACCTGGACCCGGACCTTTAACCATAACTTCTAAATTCTTTAAACCAAACTCTTTAACAACTTCAGCACAACGTTCTGCTGCTACTTGAGCTGCGAATGGAGTTGATTTACGAGAACCACGGAAACCAGAACCACCAGCGGTTGCCCAAGCAAGAGCATTACCTTGACGGTCAGTAATGGTTACGATTGTGTTATTGAAAGATGCGTGGATATGAGCTACGCCATCTGCGATCTGTTTTTTTACACGTTTACGTGCACGAACTGGTGTTTTAGCCATTTTATTTATCTACTCCGATTATTTTTTGATCGGTTTGCGAGGACCCTTACGAGTACGCGCATTAGTCTTAGTACGTTGACCACGTACTGGTAAACTACGACGATGACGTAAACCACGGTAGCAACCTAGGTCTAAAAGACGTTTGATGCTTAAAGTTACTTCACGACGTAAATCACCTTCGACAGTAAATTTACCAACTTCTTCACGCAGTTTTTCAATCTGCTCTTCAGACAATTCTCTGATCTTCACATCTTCAGCAATACCCGTTGCAGCGCAAATTGCTTTTGCACGAGTTTTACCGATGCCATAAATAGCAGTAAGTGCGATTACGGTGTGTTTTTGATCAGGAATGTTAATGCCTGCAATACGGGCCACTATGCACTCCTATTTAACTAAAGTTATTGATATGCTGATCTTGAAAAGCCCGTTTCAGGATACTCAAACAGCATATCAGGACGAAATGAGCTGAGCAGTATACCTGCTCAGCCGGTTCTTTGCAAGAAAGAATGTCAATTAACCTTGACGTTGTTTGTGTTTAGCATCGCTGCAAATTATGCGAACAACACCTTCACGTTTAACAATTTTGCAATTACGACATAATTTCTTAACTGAAGCACGAACTTTCATTGCTTATCCTTTTTTTGATCTAGGACTACTGTCCTAAGCCTTTCAAATTAGCTTTCTTCAACACAGAATCATATTGTAAAGACATTAAATGACTTTGAACCTGTGCGATGAAATCCATAATTACTACCACCACAATCAATAATGATGTACCACCAAGCTGGAAAGATACTTTCCATAAAGATGTAATGATATAAGGAACCAAACAAACAAAAGTAATATATAACGCACCGATTAAGGTTAAACGTGTCATTACTTTATCAATATAACGCGATGTTTGCTCGCCTGGTCGATAACCTGGTACAAACGCACCTGATTTTTTCAAATTATCCGCTGTATCCCGTGGATTATATTGCATTCCAGTATAGAAGAATGCAAAGAAAATTACAGCCATTGTAAAAAGAACAATATACAACGGTTGACCTGGTTGTAATAACTGAGATAAATCAAATAACCATTCAAAACCTTCGCTCTGACCAAACCATTGAGTAATACTCGCAGGGAATAAAATGATACTTGAAGCAAAAATTGCAGGAATAACACCTGCCATATTAACTTTCAATGGTAAATGAGATGATCTTGCAGGAGCCATCATTCTTCCTTGTTGACGGCTTGCATAGTTTACAACTATTCTTCTTTGTCCACGTTCCACAAAGACAACAAAATATGTTACTGCAAATGCGATTACAGCTATTAGTAAAAGAACAGGTGAAGAGATCTCGCCTTGACGAGCCTGCTCAATAGTTTGCCCAATGACTGACGGAAGATCAGCCACAATTCCAGCAAAGATAATCAACGAAATACCATTACCAATGCCACGTTCAGTGATTTGCTCACCTAACCACATCAGGAACATTGTACCTGTGACTAAACTAATAATAGAAGTAATATAGAATAAGATGGTTGGATTAGGTACTAATCCATGAATCATATTCGGTAGGGCAAATGAAATACCAACAGCTTGAATACTTGCTAATAACAGCGTCGCATAGCGTGTATATTTGCTAATTTTACGTCTTCCTGCTTCCCCTTCTTTTTTGAGTTCCATCAAAGCTGGGTGAATCGCAGTGAGCAACTGCATAATAATTGATGCAGAGATATAAGGCATAATACCTAACGCAAAAATTGACGCTCGGCTTAAAGCACCACCAGAGAACATATTAAACATGTCAATAATGGTGCCTTTTTGTTGCTGAACTAACTCGGATAATACAGAAGCATCAATACCAGGAACAGGAATAAAAGAACCAATGCGAAAAACGATTAATGCACCTAATACAAACAATAATCTTGATTTTAATTCGCCAGTTCCTTTTTGGGAATTACCTTGATATCCTGGTTGTTTAGCCATTTATTATTCCTCGACAGAACCACCAACAGCTTCGATAGCAGCTTTTGCACCTTTAGTTACACCTAAGCCTTTTACAGTAACTGCTTTGTCGATGTTACCTGAAAGGATAACTTTCACAGATAAAACATCTTTAGTAATTACGTTTGCTGCTTTAAGAGCAGCTAAAGTGATAACATTGCCATCTACTTTTGCTAATTCATTTAAACGAACTTCAGCCACGTGTAATGCTTTCAAAGAAGTAAAACCAAATTTCGGTAAACGACGGTATAAAGGCATTTGACCACCTTCGAACCCACGACGAACACCGCCGCCAGTACGAGATTTTTGACCTTTATGACCACGGCCACCAGTTTTACCTAGACCAGAACCAATACCACGACCAAGGCGTTTTCCACTGTGTTTAGCACCTTCAGCTGGGGATAGAGAATTTAAACGCATTCTATTACTCCTCAACCTTAACCATATATGAAACTTGATTGATCATACCACGTACTGCTGGAGTATCGATCAACTCTACTGTATGTCGAATATGACGAAGACCTAAGCCTTTTAACGTTGCTTTATGTTTCGGTAAACGAGCGATAGAGCTACGAGTTTGAGTTACTTTGATTGTTTTTGCCATATCCAATTACCCCAAAATTTCTTCAACGGTTTTACCACGTTTAGCAGCAACCATTTCTGGTGACTTCATATTTGCAAGTGCATCAATAGTTGCACGAACAACATTAATTGGGTTAGTTGAACCGTATGCTTTTGAAAGTACGTTGTGAACACCTGCAACTTCTAATACTGCACGCATTGCACCGCCTGCGATGATACCTGTACCTTCGCTAGCTGGTTGCATAAATACGCGTGAACCTGTATGAGAACCTTTAACAGGGTGTTGTAATGTACCTTCGTGTAAAGCTACGTTAATCATATTGCGACGAGCTTTCTCCATCGCTTTTTGGATTGCTGCTGGAACTTCACGTGCTTTACCGTAACCAAAACCAACACGACCATTACCATCACCCACTACAGTTAAAGCAGTGAAGCTCATAATACGACCACCTTTTACGGTTTTAGATACACGGTTAACCGCGATTAGCTTTTCCTGCAGTTCACCAGCTTGTTTTTCGATGTTTGACATCTCAAATTCCTCTATTAGAACTGAAGACCAGCTTCACGAGCAGCATCTGCTAATGATTGTACACGACCGTGGTATTTAAAACCTGAACGATCGAATGCAACCGCTTGAATACCTTTAGCTAAAGCACGTTCAGCAACTAATTTACCAACTACTGCTGCTGCGTCTTTATTACCAGTATATTTAACTTGCTCTTTAATTACTTTTTCAACAGTTGAAGCTGCTACTAGTACTTCTGAGCCATTAGGTGCAATAACCTGCGCATAAATATGACGAGGTGTGCGATGCACAACCAAACGGGTTGCACCTTGCTCTCTCATTAAATGACGTGCACGGCTTGCACGACGGATACGAGCTACTTTCTTATCCATAGTGTTACCTTACCTTACTTTTTCTTCGCTTCTTTTGTACGAACTACTTCATCAGAGTAACGTACGCCCTTACCTTTATAAGGCTCAGGTTTGCGGTATGCACGAATATCAGCTGCCACTTGGCCGATCAACTGTTTGTCTGCACTCTTCAGAACGATTTCTGTTTGAGATGGACATTCACCAGTTACGCCTGCTGGCAATGCATGTTCAACAGGGTGTGAGAAACCTAAGCTTAAAGCAACAACGTTGCCTTTCATTTGTGCTCTGTAACCAACACCGACTAATTGCAATTTCTTAGTAAAGCCTTCAGTAACACCAATAACCATTGCATTAACAAGTGCACGAGCAGTACCTGCTTGAGCATCTGCATTAACGACACCTGCTTTTGGAGCGAATGTTAAAGTATCAGCTTCGTATTTTACTTCAACTGCATTGTGAATTTCGCGAGATAACTCGCCATTTTTACCTTTTACTGTTAATAGCTGGCCATTCAAAGTAACTTGAACGCCGGCAGGAACAGCGACAGGTGCTTTTGCAACACGAGACATTTTTTCCTACCTCACTATTATGCTACATAACAGATAATTTCACCGCCTAAGCCCGCTTGACGCGCAGCACGGTCGGTCATGACACCTTTAGATGTAGAAACCACTGCGATGCCTAAACCACCCATTACTTTTGGCAATTCGTCTTTACGTTTGTAAATACGGAGACCAGGACGGCTGACACGTTGGATACTTTCTACAACAGGCTTATTTTGGAAATATTTTAAAGTAATTTCCAATTCAGGTTTGACACCTTCAACAACTTTAAAGCTCTCAACATAACCTTCTTCAGCTAAAACATTTGCAATAGCAACTTTTAACTTAGATGAAGGCATACTGATTGCAACTTTATTCGCAGCTTGACCGTTACGAATACGGGTCAACATATCTGCGATTGGATCTTGCATGCTCATGTATTTACTCCCATGATTCCAAATTAAAAGAGGTTATTACCAGCTTGCTTTTTTAAGGCCCGGAATTTCACCACGCATAGCAGCTTCACGGACTTTAATACGGCTTAAACCAAACTTACGAAGTACACCATGTGGACGACCAGTTTGACGGCAACGGTTACGCTGACGAATTGGACTAGAATCGCGTGGAAGTGTTTGTAATTTTAACACTGCATTCCAACGATCTTCGTCTGAAGAATTAACATCAGCAATGATACGTTTTAACTCTTCACGTTTTGCGTAGAATTTATCAGCTAATTTCGCACGTTTTACGTCACGTGCAATCATTGATTGTTTTGCCACGATAACCTACCTTATTTACGGAATGGGAAATTGAAAGCTGCTAATAAAGCTTGACCTTCTTCATCAGTTTTCGCAGAAGTGGTAATAGTAATATCTAAACCACGTACACGATCTACTTTATCGTAGTCGATTTCTGGGAAAATGATTTGTTCACGAACACCCATACTGTAATTACCACGACCGTCGAAAGACTTCGAATTTAAACCACGGAAGTCACGGGTACGTGGAACAGCGATAGTAATCAATCTTTCAAAGAATTCCCACATACGTTCACCACGTAGGGTTACTTTGCATCCGATTGGATATCCCTGACGGATTTTAAAGCCTGCAACAGATTTGCGTGCTTTAGTAATTAAAGGTTTTTGACCGCTGATTGCTGCTAAATCTGCTACTGCGTTATCTAGCAACTTTTTGTCGGTCAATGCTTCACCCACACCCATATTCAGGGTTATCTTTTCGATTCGTGGGACTTGCATGACAGATGAGTAGTTGAATTTTGCTTTCAATTCATTAACTACTGTATCTCTGTAGTAATCATGCAGTTTCGCCATCGCATTACTCCAGTTAATTAAATTGTTTTCTCGTTAGATTTGAAGAAACGTACTTTTTTACCATCTTCGAATCTAAATCCTACACGGTCAGCTTTGTTGGTTTCAGGGTTGAAAATCGCAACATTAGAAGCATCGATTGCCGCTTCTTTTTTCACTAAACCACCTGCTTTACCTAAAGCTGGAACTGGTTTTTCGTGTTTAGTTACGATGTTGATACCTTCAACAAAAACTTTCCCATTTGGTAACACTTTAGTTACCTTACCACGCTTACCTTTATCTTTACCGGTAAGTACAATCACTTCATCGTTTTGACGGATTTTTGCAGCCATTACATTCTCCTTACAGTACTTCTGGAGCTAAAGAGATGATTTTCATAAACTTCTCAGAACGAAGTTCACGAGTCACCGGTCCAAAAATACGAGTACCGATTGGTTGCTCTGTGTTATTGTTTAAAATTACACAAGCATTGCCATCGAAACGAATAACCGCGCCATCTGGGCGACGAACACCCTTCTTGGTGCGCACAACAACTGCTTTTAACACATCACCTTTTTTAACTTTACCACGAGGAATAGCTTCCTTCACAGTAACTTTGATGATATCGCCAATAGCAGCGTAACGACGGTGCGATCCACCTAGAACCTTGATACACATTACGCTACGAGCCCCTGAGTTATCAGCAACATCCAGCATAGTCTGTTCTTGGATCATATTAGTGCTCCGTTAAAATAAAAAACACCCTTTCGGGACGAACCTATTTGCCCAATGCAAATAGGTGGCGGATTATATCTCAACTAAACATACAAGATCAACTGAATTTTAAGCAGTTTCAAAGATTTGCAAAACTTTTGGAACAAATACCCGCTTGTGGTATTGCCAATATAAGA
The nucleotide sequence above comes from Pasteurellaceae bacterium Orientalotternb1. Encoded proteins:
- a CDS encoding 50S ribosomal protein L5 → MAKLHDYYRDTVVNELKAKFNYSSVMQVPRIEKITLNMGVGEALTDKKLLDNAVADLAAISGQKPLITKARKSVAGFKIRQGYPIGCKVTLRGERMWEFFERLITIAVPRTRDFRGLNSKSFDGRGNYSMGVREQIIFPEIDYDKVDRVRGLDITITTSAKTDEEGQALLAAFNFPFRK
- a CDS encoding 50S ribosomal protein L15; translated protein: MRLNSLSPAEGAKHSGKRLGRGIGSGLGKTGGRGHKGQKSRTGGGVRRGFEGGQMPLYRRLPKFGFTSLKALHVAEVRLNELAKVDGNVITLAALKAANVITKDVLSVKVILSGNIDKAVTVKGLGVTKGAKAAIEAVGGSVEE
- a CDS encoding 50S ribosomal protein L18, coding for MDKKVARIRRASRARHLMREQGATRLVVHRTPRHIYAQVIAPNGSEVLVAASTVEKVIKEQVKYTGNKDAAAVVGKLVAERALAKGIQAVAFDRSGFKYHGRVQSLADAAREAGLQF
- a CDS encoding 30S ribosomal protein S5, with protein sequence MSNIEKQAGELQEKLIAVNRVSKTVKGGRIMSFTALTVVGDGNGRVGFGYGKAREVPAAIQKAMEKARRNMINVALHEGTLQHPVKGSHTGSRVFMQPASEGTGIIAGGAMRAVLEVAGVHNVLSKAYGSTNPINVVRATIDALANMKSPEMVAAKRGKTVEEILG
- a CDS encoding 30S ribosomal protein S11; amino-acid sequence: MAKTPVRARKRVKKQIADGVAHIHASFNNTIVTITDRQGNALAWATAGGSGFRGSRKSTPFAAQVAAERCAEVVKEFGLKNLEVMVKGPGPGRESTIRALNAAGFRITNITDVTPIPHNGCRPPKKRRV
- a CDS encoding 50S ribosomal protein L24 — protein: MAAKIRQNDEVIVLTGKDKGKRGKVTKVLPNGKVFVEGINIVTKHEKPVPALGKAGGLVKKEAAIDASNVAIFNPETNKADRVGFRFEDGKKVRFFKSNEKTI
- a CDS encoding DNA-directed RNA polymerase subunit alpha; its protein translation is MQGSVTEFLKPHLVNIEQISSTHAKVTLEPLERGFGHTLGNALRRILLSSMPGCAVTEVEIDGVLHEYSSKEGVQEDILEVLLNLKGLAVKVQNKDDIILTLTKSGIGPVTAADITHDGDVEIVNPDHIICHLTDKNASINMRIRVQRGRGYVPASARVHLQDDDRPIGRLLVDARFSPVDRIAYNVEAARVEQRTDLDKLVIEMETNGTLDPEEAIRRAATILAEQLAAFVDLRDVRQPEVKEEKPEFDPILLRPVDDLELTVRSANCLKAETIHYIGDLVQRTEVELLKTPNLGKKSLTEIKDVLASRGLSLGMRLENWPPASIAED
- a CDS encoding 50S ribosomal protein L36, whose protein sequence is MKVRASVKKLCRNCKIVKREGVVRIICSDAKHKQRQG
- a CDS encoding 30S ribosomal protein S13; this encodes MARIAGINIPDQKHTVIALTAIYGIGKTRAKAICAATGIAEDVKIRELSEEQIEKLREEVGKFTVEGDLRREVTLSIKRLLDLGCYRGLRHRRSLPVRGQRTKTNARTRKGPRKPIKK
- a CDS encoding 30S ribosomal protein S8 produces the protein MSMQDPIADMLTRIRNGQAANKVAISMPSSKLKVAIANVLAEEGYVESFKVVEGVKPELEITLKYFQNKPVVESIQRVSRPGLRIYKRKDELPKVMGGLGIAVVSTSKGVMTDRAARQAGLGGEIICYVA
- the rpsN gene encoding 30S ribosomal protein S14 (located in the peptidyl transferase center and involved in assembly of 30S ribosome subunit; similar to what is observed with proteins L31 and L33, some proteins in this family contain CXXC motifs that are involved in zinc binding; if two copies are present in a genome, then the duplicated copy appears to have lost the zinc-binding motif and is instead regulated by zinc; the proteins in this group do not appear to have the zinc-binding motif) → MAKQSMIARDVKRAKLADKFYAKREELKRIIADVNSSDEDRWNAVLKLQTLPRDSSPIRQRNRCRQTGRPHGVLRKFGLSRIKVREAAMRGEIPGLKKASW
- a CDS encoding preprotein translocase subunit SecY, giving the protein MAKQPGYQGNSQKGTGELKSRLLFVLGALIVFRIGSFIPVPGIDASVLSELVQQQKGTIIDMFNMFSGGALSRASIFALGIMPYISASIIMQLLTAIHPALMELKKEGEAGRRKISKYTRYATLLLASIQAVGISFALPNMIHGLVPNPTILFYITSIISLVTGTMFLMWLGEQITERGIGNGISLIIFAGIVADLPSVIGQTIEQARQGEISSPVLLLIAVIAFAVTYFVVFVERGQRRIVVNYASRQQGRMMAPARSSHLPLKVNMAGVIPAIFASSIILFPASITQWFGQSEGFEWLFDLSQLLQPGQPLYIVLFTMAVIFFAFFYTGMQYNPRDTADNLKKSGAFVPGYRPGEQTSRYIDKVMTRLTLIGALYITFVCLVPYIITSLWKVSFQLGGTSLLIVVVVIMDFIAQVQSHLMSLQYDSVLKKANLKGLGQ
- a CDS encoding 50S ribosomal protein L14 — encoded protein: MIQEQTMLDVADNSGARSVMCIKVLGGSHRRYAAIGDIIKVTVKEAIPRGKVKKGDVLKAVVVRTKKGVRRPDGAVIRFDGNACVILNNNTEQPIGTRIFGPVTRELRSEKFMKIISLAPEVL
- a CDS encoding 50S ribosomal protein L30, whose protein sequence is MAKTIKVTQTRSSIARLPKHKATLKGLGLRHIRHTVELIDTPAVRGMINQVSYMVKVEE
- a CDS encoding 30S ribosomal protein S4 — its product is MARYLGPKLKLSRREGTDLFLKSGVRAIESKCKIDTAPGQHGARKPRLSDYGSQLREKQKVRRMYGILERQFRNYYKEANRLKGNTGENLLVLLEGRLDNVVYRMGFAATRAEARQLVSHKSIVVNGRVVNIPSYQVSVDDVIAVREKSKKQARIKASLELATQREKPTWLEVDATKMEGVFKRTPERSDLSADINEHLIVELYSK
- a CDS encoding 50S ribosomal protein L17, giving the protein MRHRKSGRQLNRNSSHRQAMFRNMAAALIGHEIIKTTLPKAKELRRVVEPLITLAKVDSVANRRLAFARTRNVETVAKLFNELGPRFANRAGGYTRILKCGFRAGDNAPMAYIELVERPEVAAEEAVTE
- a CDS encoding 50S ribosomal protein L6, translated to MSRVAKAPVAVPAGVQVTLNGQLLTVKGKNGELSREIHNAVEVKYEADTLTFAPKAGVVNADAQAGTARALVNAMVIGVTEGFTKKLQLVGVGYRAQMKGNVVALSLGFSHPVEHALPAGVTGECPSQTEIVLKSADKQLIGQVAADIRAYRKPEPYKGKGVRYSDEVVRTKEAKKK